A genomic window from Sphingobacterium sp. BN32 includes:
- a CDS encoding acyl-CoA dehydrogenase family protein: MLDKLKNMVKLFKSVDLEQLEKISKKVDLAEVLGAVSKMDENQLKIAMKMLTGSKKKKDPPPIDADFYDISAKLSPEDRALQLKVRAFLEAEVKPVVNKYWLHDEFPIEIIPKLAELNVCGYVYEGYGCAGGTSLMDGIIASEFGRIDPSIATFLGVQSGLAMGSIYLCGSEEQKAEWLPAMQQLKKIGAFGLTEPLVGSGTAGGLTTTCKREGDKWVLNGQKKWIGNSTFSDMTVIWARDLDDQQVKGFIVRKENPGFAVEKIKGKMALRIVQNGLITLTNCEVPESDRLVNANSFRDTAKVLQMTRAGVAWMAVGCARGAYENALEYTLQREQFGKPIASFQLIQNHLVEMLSNLTAMQTLVFRLSELQDDDKLKDEHASLAKVFCTLRTRDIVSRAREVMGGNGILLEYNVARFLADAEAIYSYEGTKEINSLIVGRSITGFSAFV, from the coding sequence GTATCAAAAATGGACGAAAATCAGCTTAAAATCGCGATGAAAATGTTGACCGGAAGTAAAAAGAAAAAGGATCCCCCACCCATCGATGCTGATTTTTATGATATCAGTGCTAAACTTTCACCGGAAGATCGAGCGCTGCAATTAAAGGTGCGCGCATTCTTAGAAGCCGAGGTAAAACCGGTTGTGAATAAATATTGGTTGCATGATGAGTTCCCTATTGAAATTATCCCGAAACTTGCCGAACTGAACGTTTGCGGTTATGTATATGAAGGCTATGGCTGCGCAGGCGGAACCTCCCTGATGGATGGTATCATCGCTAGCGAGTTTGGTCGTATCGATCCTTCCATTGCGACGTTCTTAGGAGTTCAAAGTGGTTTAGCCATGGGATCCATTTACCTATGTGGTTCTGAAGAGCAGAAAGCCGAATGGCTGCCGGCTATGCAACAATTAAAAAAGATTGGCGCATTCGGTCTGACCGAACCTTTGGTAGGTTCTGGAACGGCGGGCGGATTAACAACGACCTGCAAGCGCGAGGGAGACAAGTGGGTGCTGAATGGTCAGAAGAAATGGATTGGAAATTCTACCTTCTCAGATATGACGGTTATCTGGGCGCGAGATCTGGACGATCAGCAGGTCAAAGGATTTATCGTGCGGAAAGAAAATCCAGGTTTTGCAGTCGAAAAGATTAAAGGCAAGATGGCATTACGTATCGTCCAAAACGGATTGATCACTTTAACGAACTGCGAGGTTCCGGAGTCTGATCGCTTGGTAAATGCAAATTCGTTTAGAGATACCGCAAAAGTTTTGCAGATGACAAGGGCAGGGGTGGCATGGATGGCTGTAGGCTGTGCCCGTGGAGCTTACGAAAATGCATTGGAATATACCCTGCAGCGCGAGCAATTCGGAAAACCTATTGCTTCCTTCCAGCTGATCCAAAATCATCTGGTTGAGATGCTTTCCAACCTGACCGCCATGCAAACGCTCGTGTTTAGACTATCTGAGCTTCAGGACGACGATAAACTGAAAGATGAGCACGCTTCCCTAGCTAAAGTGTTTTGTACGCTTAGAACGCGCGATATCGTGTCTAGAGCCCGCGAAGTGATGGGAGGAAATGGCATTCTACTCGAATATAATGTTGCCCGCTTCCTAGCCGACGCAGAAGCTATTTACTCCTACGAAGGAACCAAAGAGATCAACTCCCTGATCGTCGGTAGAAGTATTACTGGATTTAGTGCGTTTGTTTAA